Within Sorghum bicolor cultivar BTx623 chromosome 2, Sorghum_bicolor_NCBIv3, whole genome shotgun sequence, the genomic segment TATATAAACCGAATAATTTTGGACATACTTTATTTCAATTGGATGCTAATTGATCCATATGTATTGGAATCAGTGGCTAGTGCTAGCTGAATTTTTTCATTAACTCACTGGCTGCACCGCTTCCAATGTTGTGTGTATGTTTGCATTATAATATTGTTTTGTATGGTAGAACTTTGCTTCATGAAAAATTGTATGTGGCAATcttaacctttttttttttgccccaATCACATATTTCATATCTGCTTTGTCTGTCAAGTTTTTTCTTTCAAGTAATGCGTGTTCCCTCATATATGCCTTTTTGTTTTGCAGGATTTTCCACCACACACATGCATCCTTTTGGATTTGTCTAGTTCCTAAACCCTTCTTTCAGACTGGCAGGTATCAAGAGGCCATACACATCTCGCACCTCTAAGTGGGTGTGGGCCTGCAACAATTCTGCAACCACCCTATCCTTGCCTTTGGGAGTAAGCCCGACTTACATCTGGAGGCTGCGCCGAGCCTTGGAAGGCCTTTTTGTTGATTACGGCTAATTCCCAACGGCAGCTGAGATGTAACAAATTTTGCTCAGCTCAGTTCTCTAGAAAAAGGTCCTTTGGTTCAGCAATGTGATTGGTTTCATAGGGTTTTTGGTGTGTTGGTGATCAAAGCAATCTGGTGTGAGCTTGCACAGTTGACATCAGAGCTTATTTCTTATGGTTAGGTTCTTTTGCTTTTCATCCTCTACTGCACAGCACAGATCCAAGGTACAGACAAATACCACTTCCTATTGCATTCCCACAAAGAAGAAACTAGTTTAGATTATACTATACTACTTCTTAAATCTTCTTTTGTTCTCCTGTTAGGAGGGGTTTTCCCCAGCAGATGAAACCAAGCGTGCAGTGTCTAATAAGGATTCTCAGTTGGAGACCATGACTGGCTCAGCTAGTCCAAACCAGATGGCAGATAACCGTTCAGCTGTTAGCGGGCATTGTGGCACTAGCCCATTATCTCATCAAGAATGCTGCAGATCAGAAGACTTGAATAGATATGTATGCTCTGATGAGAGCAAGGAGGTTGGGCACCTAAAGAAGAGCCAGTCTCTTGGAAACATGCTTCAAAAGGATCATGATCATAATTCTAGCGAAGGCTCTGAGTTTGATGTTACAAACCATGAACACAAATGCGACCCCTCTAGTTTCGAGAGAGGTGAAGTTGTTGGAGAATCTACTAAGGCGTGCAGCCCAGAAAATGAGGACGATTTTGATGCCTCATCTGACCTAATCAGCCATGATTTTTGTGAACCTTTGGGTGATCACACTGTTGATTCGGATAGCCATCATCGCATGTCTTATTCCCAAAGCAAATTCCCTAGATCACAATCTGCAATATTTCAGAATGATTGCAccagtgatccagaaggatctGTCGATTCAGAGATACTAGGGTCTCGTTGCAGATCTGTTGATGGTTTATGTTCACTGATTGATGAGAAGTTTGACTACCTGAGCGGTGGTGAAATGCATCGCAGTAAATCGAGTTTGGATGTTTATTGTGCACCTTCTTCTCCAAATGTGTACCGGGCATCAAACATTGACGACCGTGGTTCAGTAGGTTGCTCTGATACTGCTGCAGAGGGTCAACGGTCCACTGAAAGCACAGAAGAAACTTTTGTCAGGGATGGGATCCTAGTATGTCATGAATACTGGGGTAGCAAATACATTTGTGGCGATCACTCACTGGATCCAGTTGGCACTTTCTGTGCAGATTCAGGGGATGTTTATCACCATTCTGGGAATGACGGTGACCTCAGTGAAGCTACAGAGCAAGAGAGAGAGAAGCTGTGGAACAGAGATAGCACACTCCACCAGTCCCTAGTAGTTGAAATGCCTGAGTCGGCGAACGTTTCTGATACAAATGACATTAGTGGGGAACCTGAACACAGTAAAACTGATATTGATCAGGACCCAAGTGAACTTACTCCAAGAACCTACA encodes:
- the LOC110432537 gene encoding uncharacterized protein LOC110432537; the protein is MVRFFCFSSSTAQHRSKEGFSPADETKRAVSNKDSQLETMTGSASPNQMADNRSAVSGHCGTSPLSHQECCRSEDLNRYVCSDESKEVGHLKKSQSLGNMLQKDHDHNSSEGSEFDVTNHEHKCDPSSFERGEVVGESTKACSPENEDDFDASSDLISHDFCEPLGDHTVDSDSHHRMSYSQSKFPRSQSAIFQNDCTSDPEGSVDSEILGSRCRSVDGLCSLIDEKFDYLSGGEMHRSKSSLDVYCAPSSPNVYRASNIDDRGSVGCSDTAAEGQRSTESTEETFVRDGILVCHEYWGSKYICGDHSLDPVGTFCADSGDVYHHSGNDGDLSEATEQEREKLWNRDSTLHQSLVVEMPESANVSDTNDISGEPEHSKTDIDQDPSELTPRTYNIKRIEDWINQIDINDIAFDEQGESSNSALAKSSEPMAGVPAVRPDAKSPLGMEIAYTYISKLTPASSSAQLANLGLVAIPRLSAFSGLRVLNLSGNSIVRVTAGALPKGLHMLSLSKNNISTIEGLRELTRLRLLDISYNRISRIGHGLASCSSLKELYLAGNKISEVDGLHRLLKLKVLDLRHNKISTSKGLGQLAANYNSLEAINLDGNPAQKNVGDEHLKKYLLGLLPNLVVYNKQPIRATGSKDVSDRHTRKISSSHRSDRGGRSDRKSSRLVGASSSHKPQSSRHARSGYASSSALKYTRARNTPMTLLGSRPVEHASAIDLAKQTLTEGKTQ